In the Oncorhynchus gorbuscha isolate QuinsamMale2020 ecotype Even-year linkage group LG05, OgorEven_v1.0, whole genome shotgun sequence genome, one interval contains:
- the LOC124035080 gene encoding adhesion G-protein coupled receptor G1-like isoform X2, translating into MAVLNSSLFKLGLVRGYRSGEVLRQSVLAVRVGDHGVSDLDQPVRIAFRNTNVTERGTCVFWKDSENNNGEGDWSSEGCNTTLIHGEFVCSCNHLSFFAVLVNSKLSVDPVNAANLGYISYIGSSFSVVFATVSLVMYTCLRKRSSEQSIGIHVHLTGALLFLHISYLLSEWWVWHEADWAEGRVCLAFGLMLHWALLSTFTWLAIEGFHLYMLLVRVFNVYVRKYLLKLSLFGWGIPTVTVVACGFSGVYGRHSFYMKGANNGSSTDICWISSATDSPGVVVSYVTVSGYLGLVFLFNTAMLGVVVVKLWGQRGKGRMWKDWATLLGLSCVLGVPWGLAFCTYGPLSLPGLYLFSIFNCFQGVFLFLWFLALLHKGRPERSSVKDSSSQKMMETNLN; encoded by the exons ATGGCTGTACTCAACAGCTCTCTATTCAAG CTCGGTCTAGTTCGAGGCTATAGATCAGGGGAGGTCCTAAGGCAGTCTGTGCTGGCTGTGAGGGTGGGGGACCACGGCGTGAGTGACCTTGACCAGCCTGTCAGAATCGCCTTCAGAAACACAAATGTG ACGGAGAGAGGGACTTGTGTTTTCTGGAAGGACTCAGAAAATAATAATGGCGAAG GGGATTGGAGCTCAGAGGGTTGTAACACCACCCTCATTCACGGAGAGTTTGTGTGCAGCTGCAACCATCTCAGCTTCTTTGCTGTGCTTGTG AACTCAAAGTTGTCGGTAGACCCTGTGAATGCCGCCAACCTAGGCTACATCTCCTACATTGGTTCATCATTCTCTGTGGTTTTCGCAACAGTAAGCCTTGTCATGTACACATGTCTTAG GAAGAGGAGTTCTGAACAGTCAATAGGTATTCATGTGCATCTGACAGGAGCGCTCCTGTTTCTGCACATCTCCTACCTCTTGAGCGAGTGGTGGGTGTGGCATGAGGCTGATTGGGCTGAGGGACGTGTCTGTCTGGCCTTTGGGTTGATGCTGCACTGGGCTCTCCTGTCTACCTTCACCTGGTTGGCCATTGAAGGATTCCATCTCTACATGCTGTTAGTCCGCGTCTTCAACGTCTATGTCAGGAAATACCTGCTCAAACTGAGCCTGTTTGGATGGG GCATACCCACTGTGACTGTGGTGGCCTGTGGTTTCTCAGGAGTCTATGGAAGACATAGCTTCTACATGAAGGGGGCCAATAATGGCTCATCAACAGACAT ATGTTGGATAAGCAGTGCAACAGACAGCCCTGGAGTGGTAGTCAGCTACGTCACAGTGAGTGGATACCTGGGCCTGGTCTTCCTCTTCAACACAGCCATgctaggtgtggtggtggtgaagcTTTGGGGGCAGAGAGGGAAGGGTAGAATGTGGAAGGACTGGGCCACGCTCCTGGGGCTCAGCTGTGTGCTAGGAGTACCATGGGGGCTGGCGTTCTGCACCTACggccccctttctctccctggaCTGTACCTCTTCAGTATATTCAACTGCTTCCAGG GTGTCTTCTTGTTCCTGTGGTTT
- the LOC124035080 gene encoding adhesion G-protein coupled receptor G1-like isoform X1 — MKIHDLILIFICIPATLSTNDHLPDCKDALEDCLHQEVPWTRCYEDRITRCIQKGRLHIPNFYRWSVNASNQAEAGTDSGHRVHFPAHALQRSKRSDSHTTDYVHITMAVLNSSLFKLGLVRGYRSGEVLRQSVLAVRVGDHGVSDLDQPVRIAFRNTNVTERGTCVFWKDSENNNGEGDWSSEGCNTTLIHGEFVCSCNHLSFFAVLVNSKLSVDPVNAANLGYISYIGSSFSVVFATVSLVMYTCLRKRSSEQSIGIHVHLTGALLFLHISYLLSEWWVWHEADWAEGRVCLAFGLMLHWALLSTFTWLAIEGFHLYMLLVRVFNVYVRKYLLKLSLFGWGIPTVTVVACGFSGVYGRHSFYMKGANNGSSTDICWISSATDSPGVVVSYVTVSGYLGLVFLFNTAMLGVVVVKLWGQRGKGRMWKDWATLLGLSCVLGVPWGLAFCTYGPLSLPGLYLFSIFNCFQGVFLFLWFLALLHKGRPERSSVKDSSSQKMMETNLN; from the exons ATGAAGATCCATGATTTAATTCTCATATTTATATGCATCCCTGCAACCCTGAGTACCAATG ACCATCTTCCAGACTGTAAAGATGCTCTTGAAGATTGCCTTCACCAAGAAGTGCCATGGACCAG GTGTTAtgaggatagaattacaagatgCATTCAAAAGGGCAGACTGCACAtcccaaacttctacagatggtCTGTCAACGCATCCAATCAG GCAGAAGCGGGCACGGATTCTGGACACAGAGTGCACTTCCCTGCACATGCCCTCCAGAGAAGCAAGAGGAGTGACTCTCATACCACTGACTATGTGCACATTACTATGGCTGTACTCAACAGCTCTCTATTCAAG CTCGGTCTAGTTCGAGGCTATAGATCAGGGGAGGTCCTAAGGCAGTCTGTGCTGGCTGTGAGGGTGGGGGACCACGGCGTGAGTGACCTTGACCAGCCTGTCAGAATCGCCTTCAGAAACACAAATGTG ACGGAGAGAGGGACTTGTGTTTTCTGGAAGGACTCAGAAAATAATAATGGCGAAG GGGATTGGAGCTCAGAGGGTTGTAACACCACCCTCATTCACGGAGAGTTTGTGTGCAGCTGCAACCATCTCAGCTTCTTTGCTGTGCTTGTG AACTCAAAGTTGTCGGTAGACCCTGTGAATGCCGCCAACCTAGGCTACATCTCCTACATTGGTTCATCATTCTCTGTGGTTTTCGCAACAGTAAGCCTTGTCATGTACACATGTCTTAG GAAGAGGAGTTCTGAACAGTCAATAGGTATTCATGTGCATCTGACAGGAGCGCTCCTGTTTCTGCACATCTCCTACCTCTTGAGCGAGTGGTGGGTGTGGCATGAGGCTGATTGGGCTGAGGGACGTGTCTGTCTGGCCTTTGGGTTGATGCTGCACTGGGCTCTCCTGTCTACCTTCACCTGGTTGGCCATTGAAGGATTCCATCTCTACATGCTGTTAGTCCGCGTCTTCAACGTCTATGTCAGGAAATACCTGCTCAAACTGAGCCTGTTTGGATGGG GCATACCCACTGTGACTGTGGTGGCCTGTGGTTTCTCAGGAGTCTATGGAAGACATAGCTTCTACATGAAGGGGGCCAATAATGGCTCATCAACAGACAT ATGTTGGATAAGCAGTGCAACAGACAGCCCTGGAGTGGTAGTCAGCTACGTCACAGTGAGTGGATACCTGGGCCTGGTCTTCCTCTTCAACACAGCCATgctaggtgtggtggtggtgaagcTTTGGGGGCAGAGAGGGAAGGGTAGAATGTGGAAGGACTGGGCCACGCTCCTGGGGCTCAGCTGTGTGCTAGGAGTACCATGGGGGCTGGCGTTCTGCACCTACggccccctttctctccctggaCTGTACCTCTTCAGTATATTCAACTGCTTCCAGG GTGTCTTCTTGTTCCTGTGGTTT